The proteins below are encoded in one region of Streptomyces ficellus:
- a CDS encoding VOC family protein, translating into MTSEPTTVPNRLSGFYPVLASRDVAASRDFYTRHLGFGVTFEADWYVSLRRSDAPHYELALLGHAHPTVPEGHRAALQGGLLLNFEVDDVDSEYRRLVTGAGLPEVLSLRTEEFGQRHFIIAAPDGVLVDVITVVPPSRQYAAQYTNA; encoded by the coding sequence ATGACCAGCGAACCCACGACCGTGCCCAACAGGCTCAGCGGCTTCTACCCGGTGCTCGCCAGCCGCGACGTGGCGGCTTCCCGCGACTTCTACACCCGCCACCTCGGCTTCGGAGTGACCTTCGAGGCCGACTGGTACGTCAGCCTGCGCCGCTCCGACGCCCCGCACTACGAACTGGCCCTCCTCGGCCACGCCCATCCGACCGTCCCCGAAGGCCACCGGGCCGCGCTGCAGGGCGGATTGCTGCTGAACTTCGAGGTGGACGACGTCGACTCCGAGTACCGGCGACTCGTGACGGGGGCGGGCCTGCCCGAAGTTCTGTCACTGCGTACGGAGGAGTTCGGCCAGCGCCATTTCATCATCGCCGCCCCGGACGGTGTACTGGTCGACGTCATCACCGTCGTCCCGCCCAGCAGGCAGTACGCCGCGCAGTACACCAACGCCTGA
- a CDS encoding TetR/AcrR family transcriptional regulator, with translation MTVSRAEQRAATRRALLDEGRRRFAAEGYHHVVLAEVARAAGVTKGAAYHHFDSKAGLFRAVVREVQQELGERVATEAERHEDLWEQLRAGCRAFLQAGTDPAVRQILLTDAPTVLGWDEWRAQDEEASARHLAEALTALTEAGIITGQPAQPLTRLLSGAMNEAALWIARGGDTQAAEVALDRLLAGLRTPA, from the coding sequence ATGACGGTCAGCCGGGCGGAGCAGCGGGCGGCCACGCGGCGGGCGCTGCTGGACGAAGGACGGCGACGGTTCGCCGCCGAGGGGTACCACCATGTGGTGCTGGCCGAGGTCGCGCGGGCCGCGGGGGTGACCAAGGGGGCCGCGTACCACCACTTCGACAGCAAAGCCGGGCTCTTCCGGGCCGTCGTCCGCGAAGTGCAGCAGGAACTGGGCGAGCGGGTCGCGACCGAAGCCGAACGGCACGAAGACCTCTGGGAGCAGCTGCGGGCGGGCTGCCGGGCCTTCCTCCAAGCGGGCACCGACCCGGCCGTGCGGCAGATCCTGCTGACCGACGCACCGACCGTCCTGGGCTGGGACGAATGGCGCGCCCAGGACGAGGAAGCCTCCGCCCGCCACCTCGCCGAGGCCCTGACCGCGCTCACCGAGGCCGGCATCATCACCGGCCAGCCGGCGCAGCCCCTGACCCGGCTGCTCTCGGGGGCGATGAACGAGGCCGCGCTCTGGATCGCACGAGGTGGGGACACCCAGGCCGCGGAAGTGGCACTCGACCGGCTCCTGGCGGGACTGCGCACCCCGGCCTGA
- the dapA gene encoding 4-hydroxy-tetrahydrodipicolinate synthase yields the protein MKTDIDLRGLFVPLVTPFTEDLRVAPDALARLADEALSSGARGLVALGTTAEAATLTAEEQQTVVRVCAAACRAHRAPLIVGVGTNDTAAAITSLRRLAEDGDVTAALVPAPPYTRPGEAGTLAHFTALAEHGGLPLVVYDIPYRTGQPLSPGALRTLAHLPEVVGVKYATGSIDAATMELLGRPDPGFAMLGGDDAVISPLLAAGAHGGILASANICTADYAELIALWHGGAAGPARRLGAVLARLSAVLFAEPNPAVIKAVLYARGRIPAPAVRLPLLAASGDVVRRALEVVRAPVHRGQEGALM from the coding sequence ATGAAGACCGACATCGATCTCCGTGGCCTGTTCGTCCCGCTGGTGACGCCGTTCACCGAAGATCTGCGCGTCGCTCCGGACGCCCTGGCCCGCCTCGCCGACGAGGCCCTTTCCAGCGGTGCGCGGGGACTCGTCGCTCTGGGGACGACCGCGGAGGCGGCCACGCTGACGGCCGAGGAGCAGCAGACCGTGGTCCGTGTCTGCGCGGCCGCGTGCCGGGCCCACCGCGCTCCGCTGATCGTCGGCGTCGGCACCAATGACACGGCCGCCGCCATCACGTCACTTCGCCGGCTCGCCGAGGACGGTGACGTCACCGCGGCGCTGGTGCCCGCGCCTCCTTACACCCGACCCGGTGAGGCGGGAACGCTGGCGCACTTCACCGCCCTCGCCGAACACGGCGGCCTGCCGCTGGTCGTGTACGACATCCCCTACCGCACGGGCCAGCCCCTCAGCCCCGGCGCGCTCCGCACCCTCGCACATCTTCCGGAAGTCGTCGGCGTCAAGTACGCCACCGGGTCGATCGACGCCGCCACGATGGAACTGCTCGGCCGGCCGGATCCGGGCTTTGCGATGCTCGGCGGCGACGACGCCGTCATCTCGCCCCTGTTGGCGGCGGGCGCTCATGGAGGCATCCTGGCATCGGCGAATATCTGTACCGCCGATTATGCCGAGTTGATCGCTTTGTGGCATGGCGGGGCCGCTGGTCCGGCCCGCCGTCTGGGGGCCGTATTGGCCCGCCTGTCGGCCGTGCTCTTCGCTGAGCCGAACCCGGCTGTGATCAAGGCGGTGCTGTATGCCCGGGGCCGCATCCCTGCCCCGGCCGTCCGTCTGCCGCTGCTCGCCGCTTCTGGGGATGTTGTCCGCCGGGCGCTGGAGGTGGTTAGGGCTCCTGTTCACCGAGGCCAGGAAGGGGCCCTGATGTGA
- a CDS encoding LysR family transcriptional regulator, whose product MLDVRRLHLLRELDRRGTIAAVAEALAYTASAVSQQLSVLEREAGVPLLERSGRRVVLTPAGRTLAAHADAVLERLERAVSELAGAREGIGGSLRIGTFPSGGPAIVPAALAELALQHPTLEPMVREIDSARVSDTLRAGELDVALVHDYDFVPASPDTAIEQVPLLEEPVFLATGGADRTGQVARSDVRGGTLAELLGPWATSPWITARDGTTGHAMAVRACQAAGFQPRIRHQVNDFRTVLALAAIGQGAGFVPEMAADPAPEGVVLTRLPLFRRSRVAFRAGGGTHPAIAAFVTAARAAVTALGSATSNAAP is encoded by the coding sequence ATGCTCGATGTGCGACGCCTCCACCTGCTGCGTGAACTGGACCGACGCGGCACCATCGCGGCCGTGGCAGAGGCCCTGGCCTACACCGCCTCGGCCGTCTCCCAGCAGCTGAGCGTCCTCGAGCGCGAGGCGGGGGTGCCCCTGCTGGAGCGCAGCGGCAGGCGGGTGGTACTCACGCCTGCGGGGCGGACCCTCGCCGCGCACGCCGACGCCGTTCTCGAACGTCTCGAACGGGCGGTCTCCGAGCTGGCCGGCGCCCGCGAGGGCATCGGCGGGTCGCTGCGGATCGGTACGTTCCCCTCCGGCGGCCCCGCGATCGTGCCCGCCGCCCTGGCCGAGCTGGCCCTGCAGCACCCCACACTCGAGCCGATGGTGCGGGAGATCGACTCGGCTCGGGTCTCCGACACTCTGCGAGCCGGCGAACTCGACGTGGCGCTCGTTCACGACTACGACTTCGTCCCCGCGTCACCCGACACCGCGATCGAGCAGGTGCCACTGCTGGAGGAGCCGGTGTTCCTTGCCACGGGCGGCGCCGACCGCACCGGCCAGGTCGCGCGCTCTGATGTCCGTGGTGGCACGCTGGCGGAGCTGCTCGGACCGTGGGCCACTTCGCCATGGATCACCGCACGGGACGGTACGACCGGGCACGCGATGGCCGTACGCGCCTGCCAGGCGGCCGGCTTCCAGCCGCGCATCCGTCACCAGGTCAACGACTTCCGTACGGTCCTGGCCCTGGCCGCGATCGGGCAAGGCGCAGGCTTCGTACCGGAGATGGCAGCCGACCCAGCACCGGAGGGCGTAGTCCTGACCCGGCTCCCCCTCTTCCGCCGCTCCCGGGTCGCCTTCCGCGCGGGAGGCGGCACCCATCCGGCGATCGCCGCGTTCGTGACGGCGGCACGGGCCGCGGTGACCGCCTTGGGCAGTGCCACATCAAACGCTGCGCCATGA
- a CDS encoding PP2C family protein-serine/threonine phosphatase has protein sequence MDRFSAVERALRGAAPHALYEAVQDALTTHYTAVSVDLLMADYAMTILQPVNALPYTAEPVSVHASAPGRAFGSQQPHVERPARATHVIAHFPVSVRGDRIGVLTVRLPEDQYNQQTERELHEIAEVLGHEIAVAERDTDLYLQARRANRLTLAAEMQWQLLPGRSCARPEYEIGAQLEPAYAIYGDNFDWSASADHLTLTVTNGMGEGIEAALLTNLAINALRNARRAGLSLVDQAFLADQAIYGHYHGAAHLSVLLLRFDLATGEVEIVDAGSPKMWRLRQGKAEPIELEAQLPLGMFEDTIYAAQPFTVLPGDRLFFLSDGVYDVASPAGERYSETALTRAMTATRLLPPSQVPRAVLHELAGHRGPIDADDDAMVVCLDWHGRR, from the coding sequence GTGGACAGATTCTCGGCTGTGGAACGCGCGCTGAGGGGAGCAGCTCCGCACGCGCTCTACGAAGCGGTACAGGATGCGCTCACCACCCACTACACGGCCGTCTCCGTCGACCTGCTCATGGCCGATTACGCGATGACCATACTGCAACCGGTCAACGCCCTTCCTTACACCGCTGAGCCGGTCTCCGTACACGCCAGCGCCCCGGGGCGTGCCTTCGGGTCCCAGCAGCCTCATGTGGAACGCCCTGCCCGCGCCACCCATGTCATCGCCCATTTCCCCGTCAGTGTGCGCGGAGACCGCATCGGTGTCCTCACGGTCCGCCTCCCCGAAGATCAGTACAACCAACAGACCGAGCGAGAACTCCATGAGATCGCGGAAGTCCTGGGACACGAGATCGCCGTAGCCGAACGCGACACGGACCTCTACCTCCAGGCCCGCCGGGCGAACAGGCTCACCCTCGCCGCCGAAATGCAATGGCAACTCCTCCCCGGCCGCTCCTGCGCACGACCCGAGTACGAGATCGGCGCACAGCTCGAACCGGCCTACGCGATCTACGGTGACAACTTCGACTGGTCCGCCTCCGCCGATCACCTGACCCTGACCGTGACCAACGGCATGGGCGAGGGCATCGAGGCCGCGCTCCTGACCAACCTCGCCATCAATGCCCTGCGCAACGCCCGACGAGCCGGATTGTCACTCGTCGACCAGGCCTTCCTGGCCGACCAGGCCATCTACGGCCACTACCACGGAGCGGCCCACCTCTCCGTTCTCCTCCTGCGCTTCGACCTGGCGACCGGAGAGGTGGAGATCGTGGACGCCGGATCACCGAAGATGTGGCGCCTGCGGCAGGGCAAAGCCGAGCCGATCGAACTCGAAGCCCAGCTTCCCCTCGGCATGTTCGAAGACACCATCTACGCGGCCCAGCCGTTCACCGTCCTGCCCGGTGACCGTCTCTTCTTCCTCAGCGACGGCGTCTACGACGTCGCCTCACCGGCCGGCGAGCGCTACAGCGAAACCGCGCTCACGCGAGCGATGACCGCCACCCGCCTGCTGCCCCCGTCCCAGGTCCCCCGCGCGGTACTCCACGAACTCGCCGGCCACCGGGGCCCCATCGACGCCGACGACGACGCCATGGTCGTCTGCCTCGACTGGCACGGCCGCCGATAA
- a CDS encoding MarR family winged helix-turn-helix transcriptional regulator produces the protein MHSETSSGADRDAAACAAREVIELLEVLWSKGRHMASPAPVSSSQLRALYVLDRDQPINLRTLGEVLGSAPSSVSRMCDRLDALGFVERTPSSSSRRELELRLSSRGESYLRDLRSRREAALLEVISAMPPAERAALAAGLSGFRVAFEGAATKAAGDAAESA, from the coding sequence ATGCATTCCGAGACTTCTTCAGGCGCTGACCGGGATGCTGCCGCATGCGCCGCCCGCGAGGTCATTGAGCTGCTCGAGGTCCTCTGGAGCAAGGGGCGCCACATGGCGTCGCCGGCCCCGGTGTCGTCTTCGCAGCTGCGCGCCCTGTACGTCCTGGACCGCGATCAGCCCATCAATCTGCGCACTCTGGGTGAGGTGCTGGGATCGGCGCCGTCGTCGGTGAGCCGGATGTGCGACCGGCTCGACGCCCTTGGCTTCGTGGAGCGGACCCCCAGTTCATCCAGTCGGCGGGAACTGGAGCTGCGCCTCTCCAGCCGCGGCGAAAGCTACCTGAGGGACCTGCGATCGCGCCGGGAAGCCGCACTTCTCGAGGTCATTTCCGCCATGCCACCCGCGGAGCGCGCAGCGCTCGCGGCCGGGTTGAGCGGCTTCCGGGTCGCGTTCGAAGGCGCCGCCACCAAAGCCGCCGGTGACGCAGCGGAGTCCGCCTGA
- a CDS encoding MarR family winged helix-turn-helix transcriptional regulator: MYPGSGGAGTRCGRQVCGGQCRAPAGQETGVIPGWYAKDSPGGTRVAAQANNPRRTCGTGVQESRAAVRGEADATKAAATLVALWEFVALCAPGPVPFLTLRALAAVERSAALGVTELGRILGMTPASVSRLCGRLEDAGFLDRRLHAGDRRRAVLVLTPAGAAAVEELRADYEGAIAAALPPSDAQLQAVKEACDTFRANLERVASLGGGA, encoded by the coding sequence ATGTACCCCGGCTCCGGTGGTGCGGGAACCCGCTGCGGGAGGCAGGTATGTGGCGGCCAATGCCGGGCACCTGCAGGGCAAGAAACGGGCGTGATTCCCGGGTGGTACGCGAAGGACAGCCCAGGCGGCACGCGAGTGGCAGCCCAGGCGAACAATCCCAGACGGACATGTGGGACAGGCGTGCAGGAGAGCAGGGCGGCGGTCCGAGGCGAGGCCGATGCGACGAAGGCGGCAGCCACGTTGGTTGCCCTGTGGGAGTTTGTGGCCTTGTGTGCTCCGGGCCCCGTCCCCTTCCTCACGCTACGGGCCCTGGCGGCGGTGGAGCGGTCCGCGGCGCTGGGGGTGACCGAGCTGGGCAGGATTCTGGGCATGACGCCGGCATCAGTCAGCCGTCTGTGTGGGCGCCTGGAGGATGCAGGGTTTCTCGACCGTCGCCTCCACGCCGGCGACCGCCGGAGGGCGGTTCTCGTACTGACGCCCGCGGGCGCCGCGGCTGTGGAGGAGTTGCGGGCGGACTACGAGGGCGCCATCGCGGCAGCGCTTCCTCCGTCCGACGCCCAGCTCCAGGCGGTCAAGGAGGCGTGCGACACCTTCCGGGCGAACCTGGAACGGGTAGCGTCCCTGGGTGGAGGCGCCTAG
- a CDS encoding STAS domain-containing protein, whose amino-acid sequence MNASEPEARTHVLAALREHPDKVADRWVQLQLEQAALGSGTTEAELREEADALVDALRSGLESTQPEGRVVATQPLLHQAIVELSLRRARGGATPTATSLAVLALKEALLEAVQHSTREADTLYSAALLVNRLLDAAGALSFETYVEGREEIILRQSRQLLEVSTPVVRLWDKILAVPLIGTLDTTRTQVVMENLLEAIQRDEAQVAIIDITGVPTVDTAVAHHLMQTVNAVRLMGADCLISGIRPPIAQIIAQLGIDLSPILTRATLADALAAAMNRTEQPVPRASTAATR is encoded by the coding sequence ATGAACGCCAGTGAGCCGGAGGCTCGCACGCATGTCCTCGCGGCTCTGCGGGAGCATCCTGACAAGGTGGCCGACCGTTGGGTGCAGCTGCAGTTGGAGCAGGCGGCGCTCGGGAGCGGTACGACCGAGGCCGAGCTGCGGGAGGAGGCCGACGCTCTGGTCGACGCGTTGCGTTCCGGTTTGGAGAGCACGCAGCCAGAGGGCCGAGTGGTTGCCACCCAGCCGCTGCTGCACCAGGCGATCGTCGAGCTGTCCCTGCGCCGGGCGCGAGGCGGGGCGACTCCGACGGCCACGTCGCTGGCCGTGCTGGCGCTGAAGGAAGCCCTACTCGAGGCGGTCCAGCACTCCACTCGCGAGGCCGACACGCTCTACTCGGCGGCGCTGCTGGTCAACCGGCTCCTGGACGCCGCCGGCGCGCTGTCGTTCGAGACGTACGTGGAGGGACGAGAGGAGATCATCCTGCGACAGAGCCGGCAGTTGCTGGAGGTGTCCACTCCGGTGGTGCGTCTGTGGGACAAGATCCTGGCGGTGCCCCTGATCGGCACACTCGACACCACCCGCACCCAGGTCGTCATGGAGAACCTCCTGGAGGCAATCCAGCGGGACGAGGCTCAGGTGGCGATCATCGACATCACCGGCGTCCCGACCGTGGACACCGCTGTGGCGCACCATCTGATGCAGACGGTCAACGCGGTACGCCTCATGGGGGCGGACTGCCTCATCAGCGGGATCCGCCCGCCCATTGCCCAGATCATCGCCCAGCTGGGCATCGACCTGTCCCCCATCCTGACCCGGGCGACCCTGGCCGACGCGCTTGCTGCCGCGATGAACCGGACCGAGCAGCCGGTCCCGCGGGCCAGCACTGCGGCAACCCGGTGA
- a CDS encoding anti-sigma regulatory factor has translation MAGTKLAGLKKGLPMIPHGDLTENVRTAPSGSAAIRPGPESEPQPERIGTATEHPLHSEEDLLTLRHAVRALTLRMGFSLVDQTRIVTAASELARNAYIHGHGGTFTLETVQRSGRTGLQLSVSDQGPGIPDLETAFIDGYTTGSGLGHGLGGARRLMDEFDVQTVPGEGTTVVAVRWTSRP, from the coding sequence TTGGCTGGTACCAAGCTCGCCGGCCTCAAGAAGGGGCTGCCGATGATCCCCCACGGTGACCTGACCGAGAACGTACGTACCGCGCCGTCGGGATCCGCCGCCATCAGGCCCGGGCCCGAGTCCGAGCCCCAGCCCGAACGCATCGGGACTGCCACCGAGCACCCGCTCCACTCGGAGGAGGATCTGCTGACCCTCCGCCACGCCGTGCGCGCCCTGACGTTGCGAATGGGCTTCAGCCTGGTGGACCAGACGCGAATCGTGACCGCCGCGAGCGAGTTGGCGCGTAACGCCTACATTCACGGGCACGGCGGTACCTTCACGCTGGAGACCGTTCAACGGTCCGGCCGCACCGGTCTCCAACTGTCCGTGTCCGATCAAGGGCCCGGGATCCCCGACCTTGAGACGGCCTTCATCGACGGGTACACCACCGGATCGGGTCTCGGCCACGGCCTGGGCGGCGCTCGCCGCCTGATGGACGAGTTCGACGTCCAGACCGTGCCGGGCGAGGGAACCACCGTCGTCGCGGTCCGCTGGACCTCTCGCCCGTGA
- a CDS encoding SpoIIE family protein phosphatase — protein MTPAPGMPTVHIPMDHYSAVYAAANQAREVARACGLPGALPDRAAVLASELASNIHKHARDGAVYLQPGAAGNGMDILAVDQGPGIADLDLSFTDGYTTTNTLGAGLGAVRRIATHFTIRSGSAYGTLAHAWIADPRLDLQPPPPTAVGALCLPASGQEQCGDNYAVVRHGKVRTGLVLDGLGHGPEAAAAVQRAVRTFHPLADHGLADIMTAIHRALRHTRGAAAAVVRTHSDHVEYCGTGNVRVFTLSPQGIHQQLLGQPGIVGYNMPTPRVHTLQLHGRDSVVLVHTDGIDHRWARDASAAYLRLPPPLMVASLVHHHRRRRDDATALAIGS, from the coding sequence GTGACCCCAGCCCCCGGGATGCCGACCGTCCACATCCCCATGGACCACTACAGCGCTGTGTACGCCGCCGCCAACCAGGCGCGCGAGGTCGCACGCGCTTGCGGCCTGCCCGGCGCGCTGCCGGACCGGGCAGCGGTACTCGCCAGCGAGCTCGCCAGCAACATCCACAAGCATGCCCGCGACGGAGCCGTCTACCTCCAGCCCGGCGCCGCCGGCAACGGTATGGACATCCTGGCGGTGGACCAGGGCCCGGGGATCGCCGATCTCGATCTGAGCTTCACCGACGGGTACACCACCACCAACACGCTCGGGGCGGGCCTGGGGGCGGTGCGCCGCATCGCGACGCACTTCACCATTCGCTCCGGATCTGCGTACGGCACCCTCGCCCATGCCTGGATCGCCGACCCCCGGCTCGACCTGCAACCGCCGCCGCCGACCGCCGTGGGCGCGCTGTGCCTGCCGGCATCCGGCCAGGAGCAGTGCGGCGACAACTACGCCGTGGTGCGCCACGGGAAGGTGCGGACCGGGCTGGTTCTCGACGGGCTGGGACACGGCCCCGAAGCCGCCGCGGCCGTCCAGCGGGCGGTACGAACCTTCCATCCGCTCGCCGACCACGGCCTCGCCGACATCATGACCGCCATTCACCGGGCGCTGCGGCACACCCGCGGCGCGGCCGCGGCCGTCGTCCGCACGCATTCCGATCACGTCGAATACTGCGGCACCGGCAACGTACGCGTCTTCACCCTCTCGCCCCAGGGCATCCACCAACAACTCCTCGGACAGCCGGGGATAGTCGGTTACAACATGCCGACACCACGCGTCCACACTCTCCAGCTGCACGGCCGTGACTCCGTTGTACTCGTGCACACCGACGGAATCGATCACCGGTGGGCGCGGGACGCGTCCGCCGCGTACCTGCGTCTCCCTCCACCGCTCATGGTCGCCTCACTGGTCCACCACCACCGCCGACGCCGCGATGACGCCACCGCCCTCGCCATCGGCTCCTGA
- a CDS encoding PP2C family protein-serine/threonine phosphatase, with product MEFAVHYDPTGVDDPTGGDLYDWFTLPDGTAHITVVDALGHGLTSTRTALTVTHAVRTLVLECHPLETIVERTDQVLTPFDRNLMATVLLARLNPVNGELRLANGSHLPALLIRSDGTGSYLEVRGRGIGYPKPGSQHVLSTTLAFGEPGLWLRLDIGWAWPAAKEEPLCLSD from the coding sequence GTGGAGTTCGCCGTCCACTACGACCCCACCGGTGTGGACGACCCCACCGGCGGGGATCTGTACGACTGGTTCACCCTGCCCGACGGAACCGCGCACATCACCGTCGTCGACGCCCTCGGACACGGCCTCACGAGCACCCGAACCGCGCTGACAGTGACACACGCCGTGCGGACCCTGGTGCTCGAATGTCATCCGCTCGAAACGATCGTGGAACGCACGGACCAGGTACTGACGCCCTTCGACCGCAACCTCATGGCCACCGTGCTTCTGGCCCGGCTCAACCCCGTCAATGGCGAGCTGCGGCTGGCCAACGGCAGCCACCTGCCCGCCCTCCTCATCCGGTCCGACGGAACCGGCTCCTATCTCGAAGTGCGCGGCCGCGGAATCGGCTACCCCAAACCGGGCAGCCAGCACGTTCTCAGCACGACTCTGGCTTTCGGTGAGCCTGGGCTTTGGTTGCGCCTGGACATAGGCTGGGCTTGGCCAGCTGCGAAGGAGGAGCCCTTGTGTCTCAGCGACTGA
- a CDS encoding MarR family winged helix-turn-helix transcriptional regulator, translated as MRSESSPSAVREAARSAREVIELLEVLWNKGRDTTSPAPVSTSQLRVLYILERDQPMNLRTLGDVLGSAPSSVSRMCDRLDALGFVERSPSSSSRRELELRLSGHGETYLQELRSRREAALLDVISAMPPAERTALATGLSSFCLATEDAADPGGATDAGTTPPVASA; from the coding sequence ATGCGTTCCGAGAGTTCGCCAAGCGCCGTCCGGGAAGCCGCGCGTTCGGCCCGGGAGGTCATCGAACTGCTCGAAGTGCTCTGGAACAAAGGACGGGACACTACGTCCCCCGCCCCCGTTTCGACCTCGCAATTGCGGGTCTTGTACATCCTTGAGCGCGACCAGCCCATGAACCTGCGCACTCTGGGTGACGTACTCGGATCGGCACCGTCGTCGGTGAGCCGGATGTGTGACCGCCTCGATGCACTGGGGTTCGTGGAGCGCTCGCCCAGCTCTTCCAGTCGGCGAGAGCTGGAACTACGCCTGTCAGGCCATGGTGAGACCTATTTGCAGGAGCTTCGTTCACGCCGCGAAGCCGCCCTGCTCGACGTCATCTCCGCCATGCCGCCCGCGGAACGTACCGCTCTTGCCACCGGACTGAGCAGTTTCTGCCTCGCCACAGAGGACGCCGCTGATCCTGGAGGAGCAACGGACGCGGGCACGACGCCGCCTGTCGCATCCGCCTGA
- a CDS encoding YhjD/YihY/BrkB family envelope integrity protein: MWSRLTEADFFNHALQLAALALLCFFPMLIVLTEATGRDTATVVIRWLGLTEEAAEAVASLIVPGPGSDTVTVVSGFLMALGAMAVAGTLQSWYQVLFDVPGRGMRDMTLQVGWLVGLLLFGAAQTALGRLTGGLPLRSLTGFVWAVAFWWGTIWVLLSGAVRWRALLPAALVTSVCWTGLGLFSARYFSESIVANEQRYGPVGVVIIIISWLVAVGVVIHLGAVVGRMLTDRPGGHRSGAHGPETPPSRGPGPGAPT; the protein is encoded by the coding sequence ATGTGGAGCCGGCTCACCGAGGCCGACTTCTTCAACCACGCGCTTCAGCTTGCCGCGCTCGCGCTGCTGTGTTTCTTCCCCATGCTGATCGTCCTCACCGAGGCGACCGGGCGCGACACCGCGACGGTCGTCATCCGGTGGCTGGGACTGACCGAGGAGGCGGCGGAGGCGGTCGCGTCGCTGATCGTGCCCGGGCCCGGCTCGGACACCGTGACGGTGGTGAGCGGCTTCCTCATGGCGCTGGGGGCCATGGCCGTGGCCGGAACCCTGCAGAGTTGGTACCAGGTGCTCTTCGACGTGCCCGGCCGCGGTATGCGCGACATGACGCTGCAAGTGGGTTGGCTCGTGGGTCTGCTGCTGTTCGGCGCCGCGCAGACCGCGCTGGGCCGTCTGACGGGTGGGCTGCCGCTGCGGAGCCTGACGGGATTCGTCTGGGCGGTGGCGTTCTGGTGGGGCACGATCTGGGTGCTGCTGTCCGGCGCGGTGCGGTGGCGTGCCCTCCTGCCCGCCGCGCTGGTGACCAGCGTGTGCTGGACGGGCCTCGGCCTGTTCTCCGCGCGCTACTTCTCGGAGTCCATCGTGGCGAACGAGCAGCGGTACGGCCCCGTGGGCGTCGTCATAATCATCATCTCGTGGCTGGTGGCGGTGGGTGTGGTCATCCACCTGGGGGCGGTGGTCGGCCGGATGCTCACCGATCGCCCGGGCGGGCACCGTTCCGGCGCTCATGGTCCGGAAACGCCGCCCTCCCGGGGGCCGGGCCCCGGCGCGCCCACCTGA